A window from Thermosulfurimonas sp. F29 encodes these proteins:
- a CDS encoding transposase, translated as MKKFTIDQIIRILAEADSPGNSVAAIARKYGISEQTIYRWRKKYRGFSSSEAKRLKALEEENARLKRLLAEKELEIQALTQVIKKNF; from the coding sequence ATGAAAAAATTTACTATCGACCAGATCATCAGAATCCTGGCCGAGGCCGACAGCCCCGGTAACTCCGTAGCCGCTATCGCAAGAAAATACGGTATATCCGAACAGACCATCTACCGGTGGCGCAAAAAATACCGCGGGTTTTCCTCCTCAGAGGCCAAACGCCTCAAAGCCCTGGAAGAAGAAAATGCCCGGCTGAAACGACTGCTGGCCGAAAAAGAACTCGAAATCCAGGCCCTAACTCAGGTAATTAAAAAAAATTTTTGA